A section of the Papio anubis isolate 15944 chromosome 16, Panubis1.0, whole genome shotgun sequence genome encodes:
- the LOC101012744 gene encoding LOW QUALITY PROTEIN: signal-regulatory protein beta-1 (The sequence of the model RefSeq protein was modified relative to this genomic sequence to represent the inferred CDS: inserted 4 bases in 2 codons): MPVTASWPHPPGPFLLLTLLLGLTGVLGEEELQVIQPEKSVSVTAGESATLNXTHGLPDPCGAIQWFRGVGPGRXVIYSQREATFPGNTCSRPTREIYGLFHPRINNITPADAAPTTVKFGGSPNVELKSGAGTEASTGTKPSAPVVSGPAVRATPEHTVCFTCESHGFSPKDITLQWFKNGNELSDFQTSVDPAVKSVSYSIRSTARVVLTRRDVHSQVICEVAHVTLQGDPLRGTANLSEAIRGLALAPTAPLLVALLLGPKVLLVVGVSAVYICWKQKA; encoded by the exons GAGTGTTGGGTGAGGAGGAGCTGCAGGTGATTCAGCCTGAGAAGTCCGTGTCAGTCACAGCTGGAGAGTCGGCCACTCTGAA TACTCACGGCCTCCCTGATCCCTGTGGGGCCATCCAGTGGTTCAGAGGAGTTGGACCAGGCAG GGTAATCTACAGTCAGAGAGAGGCCACTTTCCCGGGTAACACCTGTTCCAGACCCACAAGAGAAATATACGGACTTTTCCATCCGCGCATCAATAACATCACCCCAGCAGATGCGGCACCTACTACTGTGAAGTTCGGAGGGAGCCCCAATGTGGAGTTGAAGTCTGGAGCAGGCACTGAAGCT AGCACGGGCA CCAAACCCTCTGCCCCTGTGGTATCGGGCCCCGCAGTGAGGGCCACACCTGAGCACACAGTGTGCTTCACCTGCGAGTCCCACGGCTTCTCTCCCAAAGACATCACCCTGCAATGGTTCAAAAATGGGAATGAGCTCTCAGACTTCCAGACCAGCGTGGACCCCGCAGTAAAGAGCGTGTCCTACAGCATCCGCAGCACAGCCAGGGTGGTGCTGACCCGCAGAGACGTTCACTCTCAAGTCATCTGCGAGGTGGCCCACGTCACCTTGCAGGGGGACCCTCTTCGTGGGACTGCCAACTTGTCTGAGGCCATCCGAG GCCTGGCACTGGCTCCTACTGCTCCACTCCTCGTAGCTCTCCTCCTGGGCCCCAAGGTGCTACTGGTGGTTGGTGTCTCTGCCGTCTACATATGCTGGAAACAGAAGGCCTGA